One genomic segment of Pempheris klunzingeri isolate RE-2024b chromosome 21, fPemKlu1.hap1, whole genome shotgun sequence includes these proteins:
- the ythdf3 gene encoding YTH domain-containing family protein 3 isoform X3, giving the protein MHQKDGVNDDDFEPYLSGQTNQSNSYPPMSDPYMPSYYAPSIGFPYSLGEAAWSTAGDPPMPYLTTYGQMSNGEPHFIPDGVFSQPGALGNTPPFLGQHGFNFFPGNADFSTWGTSVSQGQSTQSSVYSNSYGYAPSSLGRAITDGQAGFGSDTQLSKVPVLNSIEQGMTGLKLGTDMVAAVTKTVGSPLGGTVGMSSMAANSLPPSVSSSAPKPASWAAIAKKPAKPQPKVKPKANMGMGGGATIPPPPIKHNMNIGTWDDKGSLNKPPLAQTMMPPQPLVQQPLMAQHQPLLQNPLPPQPQHQPQHQHQHQHQHQHQHQHQHQHQHQHQHQHQPFQLQSLQSPQHPHSLPPGPPHLHLSSQPGPPQPLHQQQPQQPGPPPNRWVAPRNRGEGFGLCGGVPLSASPCSGEVHPVLEKLRALNNYNPKDFDWNLKNGRVFIIKSYSEDDIHRSIKYSIWCSTEHGNKRLDGAYRSLGNKGPLYLLFSVNGSGHFCGVAEMRSPVDYNAYAGVWSQDKWKGKFEVKWVFIKDVPNNQLRHIRLENNDNKPVTNSRDTQEVPLEKAKQVLKIIATYKHTTSIFDDFAHYEKRQEEEEALRKERNRNKQ; this is encoded by the exons ATGCATCAAAAGGATGGTGTGAACGATGATGATTTTGAGCCTTACCTAAGCGGCCAGACAAATCAG AGTAACAGCTATCCACCAATGTCTGACCCCTACATGCCCAGCTACTATGCTCCATCCATTGGTTTCCCCTACTCCCTGGGAGAGGCTGCCTGGTCCACAGCAGGAGACCCTCCAATGCCCTACCTAACTACCTATGGACAGATGAGCAATGGCGAGCCACACTTCATCCCTGATGGTGTGTTCAGCCAGCCAGGTGCCCTGGGGAACACCCCTCCATTCCTGGGCCAGCATGGCTTCAACTTCTTCCCTGGCAATGCAGACTTTTCCACCTGGGGTACCAGTGTCTCTCAGGGTCAGTCCACACAGAGCTCAGTCTACAGTAACAGCTATGGGTACGCCCCCAGCTCGCTGGGTCGGGCCATCACGGACGGACAGGCGGGATTTGGAAGTGACACCCAGCTTAGTAAAGTCCCAGTGCTGAACAGCATTGAGCAGGGTATGACGGGGTTAAAACTGGGTACGGACATGGTGGCAGCTGTCACCAAAACCGTGGGCTCCCCTCTAGGAGGCACAGTAGGTATGAGCAGTATGGCAGCTAATAGCCTCCCACCGTCTGTCAGCTCATCCGCACCTAAACCTGCCTCCTGGGCAGCCATTGCCAAGAAGCCAGCCAAGCCACAGCCCAAGGTCAAACCCAAAGCCAACATGGGGATGGGGGGAGGTGCCACCATTCCCCCACCCCCCATAAAGCACAATATGAACATTGGTACTTGGGATGACAAGGGCTCTCTGAACAAGCCCCCATTAGCTCAGACTATGATGCCCCCGCAGCCTCTGGTACAGCAGCCCCTGATGGCTCAGCACCAGCCCTTACTGCAGAACCCATTGCCCCCTCAGCCTCAACACCAGccccaacatcaacatcaacaccaacatcaacaccaacatcaacatcaacatcaacaccaacaccaacatcaacaccaacaccaacaccagccCTTCCAGCTCCAGTCTCTCCAGTCCCCCCAGCACCCCCATTCTTTGCCCCCTGGCCCTCCGCACCTGCACCTCTCCTCTCAACCTGGCCCCCCACAGCCCCTTCATCAGCAACAACCGCAACAGCCTGGTCCACCCCCCAACCGTTGGGTGGCTCCCAGGAACCGGGGTGAGGGCTTCGGTCTGTGTGGGGGAGTCCCACTGAGTGCCTCCCCTTGCTCTGGAGAAGTGCACCCCGTGCTGGAGAAACTCCGCGCCCTCAACAACTACAACCCCAAAGACTTTGACTGGAACTTGAAAAACGGACGTGTTTTCATTATCAAGAGCTACTCAGAAGATGATATCCACCGCTCAATCAAGTACTCTATCTGGTGCAGTACAGAACATGGCAACAAGCGTCTGGATGGTGCCTACCGCTCACTGGGTAACAAGGGGCCCCTGTACCTGTTGTTCAGTGTCAACGGCAGTGGGCACTTCTGCGGCGTGGCTGAGATGCGCTCACCGGTGGACTACAATGCCTACGCAGGCGTCTGGTCTCAGGACAAGTGGAAGGGCAAGTTTGAGGTGAAGTGGGTTTTCATCAAAGACGTGCCCAACAACCAGCTGCGACACATCCGGCTGGAGAACAATGACAACAAGCCAGTGACCAACTCCAGGGACACTCAGGAAGTGCCTCTGGAGAAGGCCAAACAAGTGCTTAAAATTATCGCCACTTACAAGCATACCACCTCAATCTTTGATGACTTTGCACATTATGAGAAACgtcaggaagaggaggaggctctGAGGAAG GAGCGCAATAGAAATAAACAGTAA
- the abhd10b gene encoding abhydrolase domain containing 10, depalmitoylase b: MAAVALRSCRRGLSQILSNGGLAALSPQRLEGDRRHKSTVQYASRPDLPKLAYRRVKGKSPGVVFLPGYSSSMNGQKAESLEEFCKSLGHSYLRFDYTGHGASEGVLAEGTIGTWKKDVLYVLDELVEGPQILVGSSIGGWLMLLAAIARPEKTAALVGISTAADHVVTLFNSLPLETRKEYEEKGEWTVPTKHSEEGFYKFSMDFLREAENHCVLHSPIPITCPVRLIHGLKDEDVPWHISMQVAERILSPDVDVILRRHGQHRMCEKDDIKLMVYTIDDLIDKLTTMV, translated from the exons ATGGCAGCCGTCGCGCTGAGGTCCTGTCGCAGAGGACTTTCACAGATATTGAGCAATGGGGGACTCGCAGCTCTATCTCCACAGCGTCTGGAAG gagacaggagacacaaGTCCACAGTCCAGTATGCTTCACGGCCAGACCTCCCTAAACTGGCCTACAGAAGAGTGAAGGGGAAGAGTCCAGGAGTGGTCTTCCTCCCAGGATATAGCTCCAGCATGAATGGGCAGAAAGCTGAATCACTGGAGGAGTTCTGTAAGTCACTAGGGCACTCATACCTTAG GTTTGACTACACAGGACATGGGGCCTCAGAAGGGGTGCTAGCAGAAGGAACGATTGGCACCTGGAAAAAAGACGTCCTTTACGTGTTGGATGAGTTAGTAGAGGGGCCACAG ATACTGGTGGGTTCCAGTATAGGCGGGTGGCTCATGTTGTTGGCAGCCATTGCAAGACCGGAGAAAACCGCAGCACTTGTGGGCATCTCCACTGCCGCTGATCACGTTGTCACATTGTTCAATTCTCTTCCACTGGAG ACCCGCAAGGAGTACGAGGAAAAGGGGGAGTGGACCGTTCCTACCAAACACTCAGAGGAGGGTTTTTACAAGTTTAGCATGGACTTTCTGCGTGAGGCAGAAAATCACTGTGTGCTCCACAGTCCCATCCCCATCACCTGCCCTGTACGTCTCATTCATGGGCTCAAAGATGAAGATGTCCCCTGGCACATCTCCATGCAGGTTGCAGAACGCATCCTCAGCCCCGATGTGGATGTCATCCTGCGGCGACACGGCCAGCACCGTATGTGTGAGAAGGACGACATCAAGCTCATGGTCTACACTATTGACGATCTCATAGACAAGCTGACCACTATGGTCTGA
- the ythdf3 gene encoding YTH domain-containing family protein 3 isoform X2, whose amino-acid sequence MRPKGQGNKVQNGSMHQKDGVNDDDFEPYLSGQTNQSNSYPPMSDPYMPSYYAPSIGFPYSLGEAAWSTAGDPPMPYLTTYGQMSNGEPHFIPDGVFSQPGALGNTPPFLGQHGFNFFPGNADFSTWGTSVSQGQSTQSSVYSNSYGYAPSSLGRAITDGQAGFGSDTQLSKVPVLNSIEQGMTGLKLGTDMVAAVTKTVGSPLGGTVGMSSMAANSLPPSVSSSAPKPASWAAIAKKPAKPQPKVKPKANMGMGGGATIPPPPIKHNMNIGTWDDKGSLNKPPLAQTMMPPQPLVQQPLMAQHQPLLQNPLPPQPQHQPQHQHQHQHQHQHQHQHQHQHQHQHQHQHQPFQLQSLQSPQHPHSLPPGPPHLHLSSQPGPPQPLHQQQPQQPGPPPNRWVAPRNRGEGFGLCGGVPLSASPCSGEVHPVLEKLRALNNYNPKDFDWNLKNGRVFIIKSYSEDDIHRSIKYSIWCSTEHGNKRLDGAYRSLGNKGPLYLLFSVNGSGHFCGVAEMRSPVDYNAYAGVWSQDKWKGKFEVKWVFIKDVPNNQLRHIRLENNDNKPVTNSRDTQEVPLEKAKQVLKIIATYKHTTSIFDDFAHYEKRQEEEEALRKERNRNKQ is encoded by the exons ATG AGACCCAAAGGACAAGGGAATAAAG TGCAAAACGGATCAATGCATCAAAAGGATGGTGTGAACGATGATGATTTTGAGCCTTACCTAAGCGGCCAGACAAATCAG AGTAACAGCTATCCACCAATGTCTGACCCCTACATGCCCAGCTACTATGCTCCATCCATTGGTTTCCCCTACTCCCTGGGAGAGGCTGCCTGGTCCACAGCAGGAGACCCTCCAATGCCCTACCTAACTACCTATGGACAGATGAGCAATGGCGAGCCACACTTCATCCCTGATGGTGTGTTCAGCCAGCCAGGTGCCCTGGGGAACACCCCTCCATTCCTGGGCCAGCATGGCTTCAACTTCTTCCCTGGCAATGCAGACTTTTCCACCTGGGGTACCAGTGTCTCTCAGGGTCAGTCCACACAGAGCTCAGTCTACAGTAACAGCTATGGGTACGCCCCCAGCTCGCTGGGTCGGGCCATCACGGACGGACAGGCGGGATTTGGAAGTGACACCCAGCTTAGTAAAGTCCCAGTGCTGAACAGCATTGAGCAGGGTATGACGGGGTTAAAACTGGGTACGGACATGGTGGCAGCTGTCACCAAAACCGTGGGCTCCCCTCTAGGAGGCACAGTAGGTATGAGCAGTATGGCAGCTAATAGCCTCCCACCGTCTGTCAGCTCATCCGCACCTAAACCTGCCTCCTGGGCAGCCATTGCCAAGAAGCCAGCCAAGCCACAGCCCAAGGTCAAACCCAAAGCCAACATGGGGATGGGGGGAGGTGCCACCATTCCCCCACCCCCCATAAAGCACAATATGAACATTGGTACTTGGGATGACAAGGGCTCTCTGAACAAGCCCCCATTAGCTCAGACTATGATGCCCCCGCAGCCTCTGGTACAGCAGCCCCTGATGGCTCAGCACCAGCCCTTACTGCAGAACCCATTGCCCCCTCAGCCTCAACACCAGccccaacatcaacatcaacaccaacatcaacaccaacatcaacatcaacatcaacaccaacaccaacatcaacaccaacaccaacaccagccCTTCCAGCTCCAGTCTCTCCAGTCCCCCCAGCACCCCCATTCTTTGCCCCCTGGCCCTCCGCACCTGCACCTCTCCTCTCAACCTGGCCCCCCACAGCCCCTTCATCAGCAACAACCGCAACAGCCTGGTCCACCCCCCAACCGTTGGGTGGCTCCCAGGAACCGGGGTGAGGGCTTCGGTCTGTGTGGGGGAGTCCCACTGAGTGCCTCCCCTTGCTCTGGAGAAGTGCACCCCGTGCTGGAGAAACTCCGCGCCCTCAACAACTACAACCCCAAAGACTTTGACTGGAACTTGAAAAACGGACGTGTTTTCATTATCAAGAGCTACTCAGAAGATGATATCCACCGCTCAATCAAGTACTCTATCTGGTGCAGTACAGAACATGGCAACAAGCGTCTGGATGGTGCCTACCGCTCACTGGGTAACAAGGGGCCCCTGTACCTGTTGTTCAGTGTCAACGGCAGTGGGCACTTCTGCGGCGTGGCTGAGATGCGCTCACCGGTGGACTACAATGCCTACGCAGGCGTCTGGTCTCAGGACAAGTGGAAGGGCAAGTTTGAGGTGAAGTGGGTTTTCATCAAAGACGTGCCCAACAACCAGCTGCGACACATCCGGCTGGAGAACAATGACAACAAGCCAGTGACCAACTCCAGGGACACTCAGGAAGTGCCTCTGGAGAAGGCCAAACAAGTGCTTAAAATTATCGCCACTTACAAGCATACCACCTCAATCTTTGATGACTTTGCACATTATGAGAAACgtcaggaagaggaggaggctctGAGGAAG GAGCGCAATAGAAATAAACAGTAA
- the ythdf3 gene encoding YTH domain-containing family protein 3 isoform X1, which produces MSATTVDQRPKGQGNKVQNGSMHQKDGVNDDDFEPYLSGQTNQSNSYPPMSDPYMPSYYAPSIGFPYSLGEAAWSTAGDPPMPYLTTYGQMSNGEPHFIPDGVFSQPGALGNTPPFLGQHGFNFFPGNADFSTWGTSVSQGQSTQSSVYSNSYGYAPSSLGRAITDGQAGFGSDTQLSKVPVLNSIEQGMTGLKLGTDMVAAVTKTVGSPLGGTVGMSSMAANSLPPSVSSSAPKPASWAAIAKKPAKPQPKVKPKANMGMGGGATIPPPPIKHNMNIGTWDDKGSLNKPPLAQTMMPPQPLVQQPLMAQHQPLLQNPLPPQPQHQPQHQHQHQHQHQHQHQHQHQHQHQHQHQHQPFQLQSLQSPQHPHSLPPGPPHLHLSSQPGPPQPLHQQQPQQPGPPPNRWVAPRNRGEGFGLCGGVPLSASPCSGEVHPVLEKLRALNNYNPKDFDWNLKNGRVFIIKSYSEDDIHRSIKYSIWCSTEHGNKRLDGAYRSLGNKGPLYLLFSVNGSGHFCGVAEMRSPVDYNAYAGVWSQDKWKGKFEVKWVFIKDVPNNQLRHIRLENNDNKPVTNSRDTQEVPLEKAKQVLKIIATYKHTTSIFDDFAHYEKRQEEEEALRKERNRNKQ; this is translated from the exons ATGTCTGCGACCACAGTCGATCAG AGACCCAAAGGACAAGGGAATAAAG TGCAAAACGGATCAATGCATCAAAAGGATGGTGTGAACGATGATGATTTTGAGCCTTACCTAAGCGGCCAGACAAATCAG AGTAACAGCTATCCACCAATGTCTGACCCCTACATGCCCAGCTACTATGCTCCATCCATTGGTTTCCCCTACTCCCTGGGAGAGGCTGCCTGGTCCACAGCAGGAGACCCTCCAATGCCCTACCTAACTACCTATGGACAGATGAGCAATGGCGAGCCACACTTCATCCCTGATGGTGTGTTCAGCCAGCCAGGTGCCCTGGGGAACACCCCTCCATTCCTGGGCCAGCATGGCTTCAACTTCTTCCCTGGCAATGCAGACTTTTCCACCTGGGGTACCAGTGTCTCTCAGGGTCAGTCCACACAGAGCTCAGTCTACAGTAACAGCTATGGGTACGCCCCCAGCTCGCTGGGTCGGGCCATCACGGACGGACAGGCGGGATTTGGAAGTGACACCCAGCTTAGTAAAGTCCCAGTGCTGAACAGCATTGAGCAGGGTATGACGGGGTTAAAACTGGGTACGGACATGGTGGCAGCTGTCACCAAAACCGTGGGCTCCCCTCTAGGAGGCACAGTAGGTATGAGCAGTATGGCAGCTAATAGCCTCCCACCGTCTGTCAGCTCATCCGCACCTAAACCTGCCTCCTGGGCAGCCATTGCCAAGAAGCCAGCCAAGCCACAGCCCAAGGTCAAACCCAAAGCCAACATGGGGATGGGGGGAGGTGCCACCATTCCCCCACCCCCCATAAAGCACAATATGAACATTGGTACTTGGGATGACAAGGGCTCTCTGAACAAGCCCCCATTAGCTCAGACTATGATGCCCCCGCAGCCTCTGGTACAGCAGCCCCTGATGGCTCAGCACCAGCCCTTACTGCAGAACCCATTGCCCCCTCAGCCTCAACACCAGccccaacatcaacatcaacaccaacatcaacaccaacatcaacatcaacatcaacaccaacaccaacatcaacaccaacaccaacaccagccCTTCCAGCTCCAGTCTCTCCAGTCCCCCCAGCACCCCCATTCTTTGCCCCCTGGCCCTCCGCACCTGCACCTCTCCTCTCAACCTGGCCCCCCACAGCCCCTTCATCAGCAACAACCGCAACAGCCTGGTCCACCCCCCAACCGTTGGGTGGCTCCCAGGAACCGGGGTGAGGGCTTCGGTCTGTGTGGGGGAGTCCCACTGAGTGCCTCCCCTTGCTCTGGAGAAGTGCACCCCGTGCTGGAGAAACTCCGCGCCCTCAACAACTACAACCCCAAAGACTTTGACTGGAACTTGAAAAACGGACGTGTTTTCATTATCAAGAGCTACTCAGAAGATGATATCCACCGCTCAATCAAGTACTCTATCTGGTGCAGTACAGAACATGGCAACAAGCGTCTGGATGGTGCCTACCGCTCACTGGGTAACAAGGGGCCCCTGTACCTGTTGTTCAGTGTCAACGGCAGTGGGCACTTCTGCGGCGTGGCTGAGATGCGCTCACCGGTGGACTACAATGCCTACGCAGGCGTCTGGTCTCAGGACAAGTGGAAGGGCAAGTTTGAGGTGAAGTGGGTTTTCATCAAAGACGTGCCCAACAACCAGCTGCGACACATCCGGCTGGAGAACAATGACAACAAGCCAGTGACCAACTCCAGGGACACTCAGGAAGTGCCTCTGGAGAAGGCCAAACAAGTGCTTAAAATTATCGCCACTTACAAGCATACCACCTCAATCTTTGATGACTTTGCACATTATGAGAAACgtcaggaagaggaggaggctctGAGGAAG GAGCGCAATAGAAATAAACAGTAA